In the Leishmania donovani BPK282A1 complete genome, chromosome 29 genome, one interval contains:
- a CDS encoding protein kinase-like protein has translation MGDSQHSSVHSRYGGGQSSIDVSSLMTVNVAGLRNSGVLSPLVWQTPRPTSSASLTMLGLNRRDVLSTSSLAPWSMTPKAGHQRQQGRGLEHGSVPTPTQSSSSSSQANDAATTAGSPFFAGAASLVASAEWAALITKLGDFYDFVVRLPGFHTDDRTAFSAMSSRGVDGDAEHKSYHSSELPRSPEPPGTLPPSLQQSRDPQRREVLFPDPAEAARQRKTVRSPKSCDASVTHEIVSASAVSVSSEASRRRNNNAGSLERNGKDEESEEDRPSTAPAAGPRRLNSTSRCLSQAPDAEAPPGVTTAFDRYLEQARHMILCADSSEVDRAVALDGLLMRCRELFDLLRDMYTLAHVPGATADRSHLSMVKVLPYDEVSTPSSTSVSSTSSIPPGPALRTQESNSDTKGVPLSSTTQPWNSQLPPLSWRPLTAATAARSKDAFERGRRTSVSSCSSSVACIEVLNNYYVMQLIGVGATGRVYLAVDRHTCKAFAMKTVPRHSRRAVGRRFPLAPMSASDSEALQLEGSTLRAVHIDGAAAHAAGSSTTTNAPLALVRPFSMSVASVRPATRREGTRDSMDVSLCEAALDSLIHVAATSHPSDAAIPFVESVTASSSAMTPGSGDVEAPNTSKKPPPQTSSSKHLNGSSLPICAGGAGLHTTVSRSTNAGESVGGDSVVKSVKSAHSSELPAVEREIRVMRRVCNHPHVAQLKEVIDDDKEDSVHLVMTYAENGPLTVMHGFDAALGCAPCDVVRPFSRCARLLHQLAEALIYVHRQRIVHNDVKPDNILLTEADNILLTDFGESVLISKKLPQMPAAHMSIGAAGGEGLNASVLVPHNRWKSSRGANDSWATLSTADRSPCSSSPAGHTANTSQMMAETSFLPDSSMFLAAGVDVEGRLKGNRSAIGTPAFAAPELIMSSTCSYDSDAWSFGVVLYSVIFGRLPFAAATISETFSEILNSALSFPALEEVPERVGMTETDYHQWVELCTKLLVREPRQRLPLSAVLRHPLFRTPAAVGAKPSTSATGGVEMPRGRRPPSRIHSDLSSAPTLWWPNHSSQASRPVSDKEGSPLMSRAARAAMPPLMSREGAASVSAAANRRCSTEGSKSPLTRGGAVREAVLDRHRLQTMAGSSQASSIFASSGTSMASLSPPAASAGFGRRSKPTVAEAAAPQMWPEIRPLQAARLQCQCAWPNSSPAGRHSFSGASSVHTASFTATGHVGRPREHTLVYKQGFASQSASAIQSPINRSFFSTSTPFKESPPDRVVTPGIQLTSCTDFTSPLPCLLTRAGSSTPDLGTEDHEEDQQDESGKEESRSSNVAGAVIALAAVAAPAPPASPPATSSAGRPRSVAAARGAREDTAAVGPCVQRRCSEEEPCEGDGSSGAGCNFSYWGSSNDVADSGDSEDERRKQEINDKASQLPKPPLRPPSGRSAHSSSAVRPLASLQEVVAQHVKPKGRGEHLKSVAGVPYGDSTIAPGSPDNLSATRELVQKARETESPVQQRVSKSSPLSNNLVVNGTACGGSSSPCPSPLKSTSEIPPAQAKKSRFWCHR, from the coding sequence ATGGGCGACTCGCAGCACTCCTCCGTGCACAGTCGGTACGGCGGTGGGCAGTCCAGCATCGATGTGAGCTCTCTCATGACCGTCAACGTTGCAGGGCTCCGCAACTCCGGCGTTCTCTCACCGCTGGTCTGGCAAACTCCCCGGCCGACCTCATCTGCGTCGCTTACCATGCTTGGCTTGAACCGCCGCGACGTTCTGTCCACATCCTCGCTAGCCCCATGGAGCATGACACCGAAAGCAGGTCACCAACGGCAGCAGGGGCGAGGCCTTGAGCACGGCAGTGTGCCGACCCCAACGCAGTCGTCCTCATCTAGCTCACAAGCCAACGACGCAGCCACAACCGCGGGCTCGCCCTTCTttgccggtgccgccagcCTGGTAGCTTCGGCTGAGTGGGCGGCCCTTATTACAAAACTGGGCGACTTTTACGATTTTGTAGTGCGGCTGCCGGGCTTCCACACGGACGATCGCACCGCGTTTTCTGCAATGAGCTCGCGAGGagtcgacggcgacgcagagCATAAAAGCTACCACTCTTCTGAGCTACCGCGATCGCCGGAGCCGCCGGGGACCCTACCGCCGTCACTGCAACAGTCGAGGGATCCACAGAGGCGGGAGGTTCTCTTCCCCGACCCTGCTgaggcagcgcggcaacGCAAGACAGTGCGCTCTCCAAAGTCGTGTGACGCCTCGGTGACTCACGAAATAgtcagcgccagcgctgtGAGTGTTTCGTCCGAGGCGTCTCGTAGGCGCAACAACAATGCAGGCAGTCTGGAGAGGAACGGCAAGGatgaggagagcgaggaggatcgcccgtcgacggcgccggctgccGGGCCACGGCGGCTGAACAGCACCTCTCGCTGCCTCAGCCAGGCGCCTGACGCGGAGGCACCGCCAGGCGTGACCACCGCCTTCGACCGGTACCTGGAGCAGGCTCGTCACATGATTCTCTGCGCCGACAGTAGTGAAGTTGACCGCGCCGTGGCGCTTGACgggctgctgatgcgctgcCGTGAGCTCTTCGACCTGCTGAGGGACATGTACACCCTGGCGCATGTGCCAGGCGCGACGGCTGACCGCAGCCATCTTTCAATGGTGAAGGTTCTACCGTACGACGAAGTCTCCACCCCCTCGTCGACGTCCGTATCGTCCACATCGAGCATCCCTCCCGGCCCCGCATTGAGGACCCAAGAAAGCAACAGCGACACCAAAGGCGTGCCATTGTCATCCACGACGCAGCCGTGGAACTCGCAACTGCCGCCTCTCAGCTGGAGGCCGCTGACTGCCGCTACTGCAGCACGCTCAAAGGACGCCTTCGAGCGGGGCCGACGCACCAGtgtgagcagctgcagcagcagtgtaGCGTGCATCGAGGTGCTGAACAACTACTACGTGATGCAGCTGATCGGAGTCGGGGCGACGGGACGCGTGTACCTGGCAGTAGACAGGCATACCTGTAAAGCATTTGCCATGAAAACTGTGCCGCGGCACAGCCGCAGGGCCGTCGGCCGCCGCTTTCCGCTGGCGCCGATGAGCGCGTCAGACAGTGAGGCGCTGCAGTTGGAGGGCTCTACGCTGAGGGCCGTGCacatcgacggcgccgctgcgcacgcggccGGCAGTAGCACCACCACTAACGCCCCTCTTGCTCTTGTGCGGCCCTTCTCGATGAGCGTTGCCTCAGTGCGTCCAGCTACGCGGCGAGAAGGCACGCGTGACAGCATGGATGTGAGCCTCTGCGAGGCCGCGCTCGATTCCCTCATTCATGTGGCCGCGACGAGCCACCCAAGTGACGCTGCAATCCCGTTCGTGGAGAGCGTGAccgcgtcctcctcggctaTGACGcctggcagcggcgacgtcgaggcCCCAAACACATCGAAGAAaccaccaccgcagacaAGCTCCAGCAAGCACCTGAACGGCAGCAGCTTACCAATCTgtgcaggcggtgccggGCTGCACACGACGGTGTCGAGGTCAACGAACGCGGGCGAaagcgtcggcggcgacagcgtcgtCAAGTCTGTCAAGTCAGCGCATTCGAGTGAGCTGCCTGCGGTGGAGCGGGAGATTCGCGTTATGCGGCGCGTGTGCAATCACCcgcacgtggcgcagctgaaggaggtgaTCGACGACGACAAGGAGGATTCGGTGCACCTCGTCATGACGTACGCCGAAAACGGCCCGCTCACCGTGATGCACGGGTTCGACGCTGCTCTCGGCTGTGCACCGTGCGACGTTGTACGGCCATTCTCGCGGTGCGCTcgtctgctgcaccagctcgcAGAGGCCCTCATCTACGTGCACCGTCAGCGCATTGTGCACAACGACGTGAAGCCGGACAACATTCTTCTCACGGAGGCCGACAACATCCTTCTCACAGACTTCGGTGAGAGCGTGCTGATTTCCAAGAAGCTGCCAcagatgccggcggcgcacatgtcCATCGGTGCAGctgggggggaggggctcaACGCAAGTGTCTTGGTGCCGCATAACCGCTGGAAGTCGTCTCGCGGTGCCAATGACAGCTGGGCAACCTTGAGCACGGCGGATCGCTCGCCTTGTAGCTCTAGCCCGGCGGGGCACACCGCGAACACATCGCAGATGATGGCAGAGACGTCTTTCCTGCCGGACTCGTCCATGTTCttggccgccggcgtcgatgtGGAGGGGCGGCTCAAAGGGAATCGGTCAGCCATCGGCACCCCCGCCTTTGCGGCACCAGAGCTTATCatgagcagcacctgcagctaCGATTCGGACGCGTGGTCTTTCGGAGTGGTGCTCTACTCTGTCATCTTCGGCCGCCTGCCGtttgcggcggcgacgatcAGTGAAACGTTCAGCGAGATCCTGAATTCGGCGCTGTCGTTTCCGGCCTTGGAGGAGGTGCCCGAGCGGGTCGGGATGACGGAGACGGACTACCACCAGTGGGTGGAGCTCTGCACAAAGCTGCTGGTGCGagagccgcggcagcgattGCCGCTttcagcggtgctgcgccacccgcTGTTCCGCACACCCGCGGCCGTGGGTGCGAAGCCGTCCACGTCGGCCACAGGGGGCGTGGAGATGCCGCGTGGTCGACGCCCACCGAGCAGAATTCATAGCGACTTGTCTTCGGCGCCCACCCTATGGTGGCCGAACCACAGTAGCCAGGCTTCGCGGCCAGTGTCCGACAAAGAAGGTTCACCGTTGATGTcgcgggcggcgcgcgccgccatgcCTCCGTTGATGTCGCGCGAAGGTGCTGCTTCTGtgagcgctgctgcaaaTCGCCGATGCAGCACGGAGGGTTCTAAATCGCCGTTGACGAGAGGTGGCGCGGTGCGCGAGGCCGTGCTTGACCGCCATCGGCTGCAGACCATGGCAGGTAGTAGCCAGgcctcctccatcttcgCGAGCTCTGGCACTTCGATGGCTTCGCTGAGCCCCCcggctgccagcgccggctTTGGGCGCCGTTCTAAGCCAACTGTCGCggaagctgcggcgccgcagatgTGGCCGGAGATACGACCACTTCAAGCGGCCCGCCTCCAATGCCAGTGCGCCTGGCCGAACTCCTCGCCGGCGGGGCGACACTCCTTCTCCGGCGCTTCAAGTGTTCACACAGCCTCCTTCACGGCTACTGGCCATGTGGGCAGGCCGCGGGAGCACACGCTCGTGTACAAGCAGGGCTTCGCCAGCCAGAGCGCCAGCGCTATCCAAAGCCCAATCAACCGGTCTTTCTTCTCGACATCGACCCCATTCAAGGAGTCACCGCCAGATCGCGTCGTGACGCCAGGGATTCAGCTGACAAGCTGCACCGACTTCACCTCCCCACTGCCCTGTCTCCTCacgcgcgccggcagcagcactcccGACCTTGGCACGGAGGACCATGAGGAGGATCAACAGGATGAGAGCGGCAAAGAGGAGTCACGCAGCTCCAATGTTGCTGGCGCCGTCATTGCTCTGGCGGCCGttgccgcgccagcgcctcctgcctCACCACCGGCGACGTCCTCAGCCGGGCGGCCGCGctccgtcgcagcggcgagggGGGCTCGTGAGGACACTGCGGCGGTGGGACCATGtgtgcagcgccggtgcagcgaggaggagccaTGCGAGGGGgacggcagcagtggtgctggCTGTAACTTCTCGTACTGGGGCTCTTCGAACGACGTGGcagacagcggcgacagcgaggatGAGAGGCGGAAGCAGGAGATCAACGATAAAGCGTCGCAGCTGCCAAAGCCGCCCCTGCGGCCGCCCAGTGGGCGCTCGGCCCACTCTTCGAGTGCGGTGAGGCCGCTGGCCTCTCTGCAGGAAGTAGTCGCCCAACACGTGAAACCCAAGGGCAGAGGTGAGCACCTAAAATCTGTGGCTGGCGTCCCTTACGGCGACTCGACGATCGCTCCCGGAAGCCCCGATAACCTCTCCGCGACAAGAGAGTTGgtgcagaaggcgcgcgAGACGGAGTCGCCGGTGCAGCAACGGGTCTCGaagtcgtcgccgctgtcgaacAATCTGGTGGTGAACGGCACCGCCTGTGGTGGCTCCTCGTCTCCGTGCCCATCACCGTTGAAGTCGACATCTGAGATACCCCCTGCACAGGCGAAAAAGTCGCGGTTCTGGTGTCATCGTTAA